The Gossypium raimondii isolate GPD5lz chromosome 2, ASM2569854v1, whole genome shotgun sequence genome segment TGGTATGAAAACCTACCGAATAATTTATGTTtgtaataaataagttttaaaaaaattattttgaatttaaattattttcttataattgaATTGATGCTTGATTAAGATATAGTATTAAATCAATGCTATGAATAAGGCATTAAATAAAGGTGTCCCAAGCTcactattattaattttaatttattcaagaATATACTtccaattaaaatatgttataagtctatgtttttcaaaattttaacttagtccttatacttttattttcgaaatttagttttttactttttagatttaaaattcaGTTCAACTGTTAATactattgaaattttttattaaatttgtcggtatgatattttgaaatagaaaaaaaacttgGTAGCCGATAATTAAAAAAGACGTtgtaattaatcttaatttaacGAAAAAGTTAATAGTATTAACAGTTggatcaaaattttgaaatatgaaaagtagatagactaaatttctagaaataaaagtatagggactaaattctaaattttgaaaagtacaagTTATTATGGCATAGTTTTGTGACCTttgggtgtaatttaccctaaatatTAAGGAATAGTATAAACACGCAAGTATTtaccaaaatcaaatcaagtgGCTCCATTTGTAATACATGAAATATATTAAGTTTTGTTTAGACCTTTCATAATGAACTCTGTAATCTTTTGCAAAAGATTCTTCATAGAGGGACAGAGGGTTCATAAACCTAGGACACTGTTCATTTTATCCAACACCAGATTATAGGACAGCATCTCTTCCTGCAATGGCAGCCCTGGGTTCCTGCTGGGTCTAGAACCGTGAAGCTAAATCAACGGTGAACATCGAAAACAAAGAGAAGCAATCCAAGGCTAACAGCGAAACAGTAACAGTAGGGGCGAGAAATCCGGCGAGAAGATCGGGAAGGACCGAAAGGTACGGACCAGGAATCTGATACGGACATGAGGTGTCGGAAAATCAGAGGGGGTGACCCTATAATTGAACCCCACGCTGTCCGACAACTCATGATTCTGTCTGTACTATCCCCATCCCCACCACCCCTTCCATCAATCTCTATCCTCTTACTCTTTTGACCATCAAAACTCCAGTTTGTTTCGAATTCTTTTGCCCCCCCCCCCCATTGCTCGGCCAGAACCTGTCGGGAATTCGACATTATTAGCTGAAACTCTTTGGCATGCTTTGTCTATACTACTTTCAGTTCGGTCTATTTCATTGTTGGGACGATGGCAATGCCACAATTTGCACCCCCAAAGTTTTATTCATAGGGAACAAAATTGTTGTTGAAATGGTCTACTTCTGATTTTAGCAAATTAAAAACGGTGGATTGGAAGGGACTTCTCAGTtacttgaatgaaaatttttaatacacCTATCATCAATGGTGGAGTGAGAAGAAGGGcgaaactaattttttttttaagttgaaattaaGTTGTATTTTGTTATGAGTgttattttaaggttaaaatataattttatcatttattaacttaaaattatataaaatttaaaaaattaaaaattggagGCAAGGCCGTTACCAATCCTTCTCCGACGGCTCACAGCCATAAGAGATTTCTATATAAATTTGtgatttcatatttgattttctgtttatttgaaaattatataaagtatgaaaaaataaaaatatatttataataatattaattactttttaaattaagagtgttttagtaaattttctCAATCGAGTAAGTGTTAAGTTGACTTATGATATCAACCCAAtgatttaaataacaatatagaTTCTAGCAACATAGGTAAACAATGTTgtgtaataatattaaaatttacagaAGAAATCAAGTTGAAGTTTTGGTTGTAGCTAGAtgtaaaattgagattttatgTCATGTTGATGGCATGGGttcaaattatataatttgtaatttttattggtttcatttaaaatataagaagaTAAAAGTATCattctaaaaatataacttgTGCTCGGTTTACTCATAATATTAACTCAGTCAAGAgtttaaataatatcatatattagaAAAATCTTTAGTTGTTGCTATTAAATGAATATGTgaacttatttttaaaacaatcgATTaacatgtaaatttattatcGGTTGAACATGATTAACTAGATTTTGAGTGACCTTCATTATATGATTGAATATCGATAAACAAAAAAAGCTCATGTAATCATTTTAATGACAACAACTAATTATCAATTTGTATCTACTAGCAACATTATAAATAAGAGTGAGCTTTcaatttggtcaattttttaaaccctttatgataattcattttagttcaattcttgatttttccattttaattttgtggtttgaatttttgaactttattttaataaaataagcttTTTTGAACATTATCGATAAAGTgtagggtttagggttcaaagttttattattattattttgaacgaaaagttaatttttcaagaaaataaaaataattacatttttgaaaaatatttttatttattttactattttaaataaaaatatttattttttacattataaaaaatttaaaaataattataaattaaattaaaaattttagttcatttCGGATAACTACAGTTTTTAATTTGTGAACCAAAATCACCCAAACAACATCTGTTTGgatcgattttttttattttttttactcggCCCTAATTATGAAAGTGGCAGGTTCAAATATGCTATTAGTCTTTAtacttgataaaatttaagatttaatctatgtacttaaaaagttaaaaattaagtcCGCCTACtcttctaatttaaaaatttcaatccaATCATTAACATCGTTaccttttttgttaatttgacttagtaattaaaatgtccTCATATGACGTGGTATATAATTAAAGGAAAAACACATGTTAGGTTGACAAATTTTGCTAGAAACTACCAACAACAATAATGCTTGGACTAGGATTTgggattgaatttttaatttttaaagtacaaggactaaatctcaaattctgTAGGGGTATAGggactaacaacatattttaaccctcaaaattATGACCATAAATATGATTTAGTTACTGCCATGATCAGAATTAGACAAATTTGTATATCCTTTGAACTTTGTCGTCTTTTCACTACTGTTAATTTACATAAATCCAAAATGGGACCTTTATTTGACTGCTTTATATCCATTAGATTTAgttttggttaaattctactataaGTCCTTACATTTTATGAAAGTTGTGAATTTAATCCCTATtcttaatttggtcattttagttgttatacttttcaaattttataattttagtcatCACCAAATGATaactgttaaattcattaagttcttctatttccaaaatttaacgCGGCAAACATAgtatcatatgtgtaatgtcatgttGGCTTATTATTTCGAcatattacttactaaaattcaattaatggaTTAATTATTGTCATTTGcatcaagactaaaatttcaaaattcgaaaaatataatgacttaaaattatcaaattggagaatatgaaataaatttacaacGGTATGCATAGTACAAGACTAGTAATTGACTATAACCAAATGTATTTAACTACTATTGTTTGAGTCAAACTAAGATTTTAGAATTcgaaaagtacagggactaaaacTAACCAAATCGaaaagtacagagactaaaattgatcaaattaaagtgcatggattaaatccataactttCACCAAGTATAGGaattaatagtagaatttagcctttagatttttcctttttctaggCATAAACCTATTATCCCTAGGAGTCTGATCGCAGTTTTCCTactaaaaaataggtaaattagtctctatacattatatcaaagagcaaattggtctttctattaaaagttctattcatttttattgttaaaaacctGTCTCTGTATGTCTAGATGAAGTACACGTGGCACACCACATATAACTATTTGGTTACTCAGTCAGCTAGACTAGTTTTAATAGtagagataaataaaatttttaacaaaaataatcattttactctttaatcgaacatataaaaattaatttaactaattttatgtaaatgaaacaaaatgaaatttaacatAACCGTAATTTTACCTAATTCTACAAAatccaaaaactaaaaaaaaaatccaaaatcaaaaaGCTAACAACATCATGCAGCATTGCTATTCCTGATGGAGCCGACCCTCAACACAGAGCGTCAGACCTCATCCTGCAGAGTCACTGATCAAAGAATCTCGTGCCTAACAAAACACTGTAAAAAGCCTGTGTTTTCTTCactcttctctctctctctctctctcttataATATAAACCCTTCACAACATGTCTCATTTTTCCCCCATAACCCCCCCCCTGATACTCTCTAACTTAAGcttgttttgttcttttgtgtTTTGGTTTGAAAATGCCATCCAGTTCTGCAGATCAAAGTAGGCGTTTTAACAAGGGGCTTAACAATGGCGCCCCACCACCAGAACAAGAACAACTGCTTTGCCCACGGTGTGATTCCACTAACACGAAGTTTTGTTATTACAACAACTACAACTTTTCTCAGCCTCGTTATTTCTGTAAGTCGTGTAGACGTTATTGGACTCATGGTGGTACACTTAGGGACATCCCTATTGGCGGTGGCACTAGGAAAAATGCTAAGCGTTCACGTAGCAACATTAGCACCACCACCAGCTTTTCCACAACCAATGCTGCTGCTAGTGccgccaccaccaccaccaccaccacaacCAGTTATAATAGCTTCCCATTACCTGCTACCCCGGTTTTGTTGCCAATCTCAGCCAACCAAGGAAGCTTTAGTATCGGTGGAGAGTCCAAAGGAAGCAATATATTTGGAAGTTTCACTTCATTGTTGAATACCCAAGGACCTGGATTTCTAGCACTTGGTGGGTTTGGGCTAGGTATTGCTCCATCACTTGATGATGTTGGGTTTGGGCTTGGAAGAGGAATGTGGCCTTTGCCATGCGTAGGAGATGGAGGAGCCGCCGGTGGTGGTGGTGGGCGTGGTAATGGTGGAGCTGCCACGGGGATGGGGAATGCATGGCAGTTTGAAGGTGCAGAGACTGGATTTGTTGGTGGGGATTGTTTTTCTTGGCCTGATCTTGCTATTTCAACCCCTGCCAATGGGGTCAAGTGAATATCATCACCTCTCTTGGGGGGTTCATTGTTCATGTTAATTTCTAGTACAAGGTTAACTTTCGTACTAATTTACTAGCTACATGAAAGTACAAATAGGACTATATAACCCTTTTGTTTATTTGCTCTTTGGTGACTTAATGCCATGGGATTTGTTTTTGTCTTGTAGTTGTATTCTCCACCATCTTTATGTTAGGAACATGAACTTAAATCAAAATGATGTGAGTGTAGTTTTTGGTGTTGATATGTTAAACCTACTAggtatttttctcaaaatttccaatCATCGGTGTTGATTTGATGGTTAAATGGCTTTTTGTTTAATCAAATGGAATGCCAGTTAAAATTTGTCTAATAATGTTTATGCCTTTATCTCTTTCATCATGtccattaaaatcaattatccATATGGTATGTTTTCCAATggtatataataattttgtgaattgatttgatttttaaaataaaatatattaattagatttttaaaaacattaaaatttattaaattattttaaataataaaatgaatatccTATTTgaatatctaaaatatttagTGTTATGAGTGATTCAAATtcgattaaaatttaaatatctaaaatatttgtattaagatAGTGAAATTTTTGCCTCATATTCCCATGCACTAtgaattaatatcaaataatatgttGAGGCAATTTACAAGTAGTGTTAAGGAGTAGTGTATCTTTTTTTGAGGATTTTGTGCAGACAATCTCGTGTTTATTAATGGAGAAGAGATtgaataaaacaatattatttttctagattCTCATGTGATTTACATACACTATATATAGAGTTATGCAATTTAATAAGATATGGGCTGGCTTTATGATCCTTTGTTTCCTTATATAAAGAGTAATTGATTTGATGAGATCTGGACAGATTATGATGGATTGAAGTTTGGTTAGTGAAGTTGGATTCATGCTCTAAATATGGAAGGCTTGTTCAACCTTGATATGAGTTTTATTGTTAAGGCAATTATGAAGAGTAATTTCTAGCCTAGTGCATTCTACTCTATGACATGGCTCAACCTTATAACTTGTCTCATATGGAGTTGACAATTTTTGTTAACAAAATCTTTAGGATGTGCTCTTTGTTGATTATGTGGACATATGTAAGCCCATATATAATATCTAAACCTACTATAGGAACATATCTTGAATATTGGTTCAGATTGGATCAAGCAAATCGACTTTCCTATTTTGAGAAGATTAATGGATTGGTTTGGGTAACCTGATAATGTAtcttaaaaatttgaagagttatcttgaaCTTATTGAAGATATTTTATATGCTTATTATCTTACTATTTTGATGGGAAGATTGatggtaattaatttttatgttaaccAGCCTTAAACTCTTATATATTAATGGTTTGTGTAGGTAAAATGTGTGGAGAAGTTTAgcacattttttgttttttagaacTTGTTTTTTTAGAGTTCATTTTGTAAGAAATCAAGTGAATCACTTGGTTTTTATCCTAAGTTTTCAAGGGGGAAACTTAGATGAAAGTAATCTAGATCTTAGGTGCAAAAGTGAGATTGCTAATCTATTGAGTGCTAGTTCTTGTAATCACTTGTTGTATGAGGTATTAGATAGTGACTTATTTCTCTGAGCAAAGCCTCGACGACCCTGCAAATATCGAAAAACCGAATTGTGTAAACATTTTGAGTGTTCATTGTTTTTCTACTTTATTCTTCACTAGTGCCTTAGTAGTTGGCATTAATATTAAGCATTTTGCAATTATTGTCTTTGTTCTTTCATAATGggtttaatattcaaatatgtAATATACATAGAtctgtaaaaaaatattaaaaattgttgaatatttaattttctattatacattcaattactatatatatatatatataaagaaacaaTTGTATTAGGTATAGATGGTCTTAAGTCATATGGTGGTATTGATCACtctattatacttaaatttatgaattaatttgtATACTTTTATTTGATCCAATTTACTccctttattattataacctcattaattagtataaataattaGTATCTTAATGATTCGATAGTTGTAGTATTCTTTTAAAACACTTATTTCATCTCATAGATTTTTTTCTCCtaatagttaacaatattaattatttgactagctaataagattataaaatataagaatcaAATTCggttagaaattaaaataaatggactaaatctcaaatctAGGCATAAAGAAGGACCAAAACTGAAATATTGCCATTTTTATAATGTGAAATGAGAGCTAACTTCAGACGTCCTTGTAGTTATGGTTTATGGGAGTAAAGGGATTTGGAATGGTGATATGTAGGGGACCAATGCCAAGACATAGTAGCTAAATTTGTGAATTATATAAGATTAAGAATTGGATTGCTCTTGGATATGAACaataatggaaagaaaaattatagaaCCAACAATAAAGTTTACCTATTAATTACGAATTAGGTGGTCTCATTGAATCTTGCATCCACTCAGAGATCGAGTAGATGGATAATGCAGGTTCAATAGCCTCAACAAAAATAATGCATCAAATAGATCATGCTAATGATTCTCTTCAAAAATGGTTTAGTTAATGAAGTTGGGGATGTCAAGTTTTGTAATGTTTTTATATAGGTTTAAATcgatagttttattttatgtattattgattaaatatttttttactaaatttccATGTCACTCAGACCATACCATGTTACCAAATAATAGTTAAAAAGTTTGCACTTCTGACAACAATGGTGAACGACTTGCATTGATTTCATTTGGGTAGAGATAATTATGGGTTGGGTTAGGTTGgctttcaataaaattttagaccccGACTTGAAAGAtggacttaaaattttacccaagtccggtttgaataaaaatgttaaaatccaAACTCGACTCGGCCCgatcgtattaatttttttatattattatttttatataaaaacaaatttaaaaaatataatagataaaatatactaaaaacattaaaattaatgtttctcaacaaattgaaaataaatttttaaaaaatatatctaaacttaaataatactaaaatagatGCAACTTAGCAAGTAAATACCGCTAAAATAgttgcaaaattaacaataaaacaagagttatacaatacccaaacaataacaacaaaacagtagcaatataatagcgaaACGACACCAAATCAGCAGCAAAAAGTAGCGGGATTTTTTTCTTGCAAATTTGGGTTGGGTTAAAAAAGCTACACTGACCTGTTTAAAAAATAggcctcatttttttttatccaagcccatttttcaaacctatatttttactaaaatctttttatttttcgaacGAATCTTCCCAATCCAACCCATAATCAGGTCTAATATGGGGGTCAAAAAATACTATCCTAAGGCTAACAAAAATCGCATAACACAATTAGGGTCATGGGTTACACCAAACATGTCTCCTAGCACTGCattctccactaatgtaggagCTTTGTTGAAGATTTGTAACTATGATTCATTGTTGATAGATAGTCTCACCATTCAATTGACAACTGCGTTTGCCTCCCTAAAAATGTATTTGACATGACCATCAACCACAAAACATATTGACTTAAGTACTGCATTAACATCTAATCTTAGGTTGATGCCTTGGATAACCCATTCCCTCTTACCTTCTaccaataatattataaaattgaagacatcaaattatattaagttaaagtataaaaaatctTATATTTAGGGGCAGATTCAAGGGTTTTACCTCGCTTAGTtcaaattgttataattttcttttagcACTTCCcaaaaatttatagtttaatttaacttatttttttagataTAATCAACCATCTTTATAATAATCCAtttctctatttaaattttgaaagttagagAGGCGATTGTTATACACCTATGACAATATTCAAGACACTTCTAATAACATTTGAGAATTagatcatatttaattttttaaatttaaaatttaaaattataatgtattgttaatatttattagtgaaatttaaataaaacgtATAAATGTAATTCTAATTATTGAAGATTATTGTCATTTAATGATAtatgattaataaattttatataaaatttaaacatttcattgaaataatagctcatgtaaaatttattatttttatttcacttaagaatacaattaattttactaaaatttaaggtAAGTGGCTAAGGTTGTTATAGAGAACTTGTTTTGTAAAGAGTATAACCGACTGTTATTGTTATAGTtgaaaagttgtaaaaattaGGCTTAATAATAGATTTGGCCACTAACGTTTGTATGTTTTATCAAAATGgccctaattgtatttttttagtcttttttgaccatcaacccttttttttcaatCTGCTTTTTCCAAcagatttaatgaataaattcgaagttctaatttttcttttttttcttttttcaaaaggTTTCAATCTCTCGTATATTTGTTTACTGAGAAGTTTTTCtactgaattaatttttttagataattacgtttattttctttaaattaagagttgcttttttaatttaatgtgttatttatttattttattgttttcctCATGTCATTATCTTattgagttatctaagtaataaattacatctcattaaaatattcctTATATAAAATCTCACATCATCCCGTTAACTTTTTTAAAGgtacttttattaaatatgttattaaaagtagattgaaaaaagaacaaaggttgatggccaaaaagggttcaaaaaatacaattagggtcATTTTGACAGAACATGAAAACGTTAGCGgccaaatttgtcattaaacctaaaaattataaaaacaaacagttctaaaataaacatgttattaTA includes the following:
- the LOC105787593 gene encoding dof zinc finger protein DOF3.4 translates to MPSSSADQSRRFNKGLNNGAPPPEQEQLLCPRCDSTNTKFCYYNNYNFSQPRYFCKSCRRYWTHGGTLRDIPIGGGTRKNAKRSRSNISTTTSFSTTNAAASAATTTTTTTTSYNSFPLPATPVLLPISANQGSFSIGGESKGSNIFGSFTSLLNTQGPGFLALGGFGLGIAPSLDDVGFGLGRGMWPLPCVGDGGAAGGGGGRGNGGAATGMGNAWQFEGAETGFVGGDCFSWPDLAISTPANGVK